tatattcgtaattaactccctaatacctttcatttgagtcccatattgttttgCTCGTCCAATAGGCCTAttgtagggtgttttgggattggggcggccccctagttacttggacctaatttttaatatgaaattcgtagtctgcTCCTGAATACCGGtgctcttttatttttgggtattacttttaggctaagggggagggtctgcctgccgtccgatatcaaaaacttatatatcctatgtttccttccagaccaacgtacacaatctgtgaaaatttcaaggtaatcggttcaacagtttttgagtctataaggaaaagacaaaccaacaaacaaacaaaaaaaaataaattgatttttatactctccaccatataaTGTGGGGTatcctaatttcatcattctgtttgtaactattcgaaatattcgtctgagaccccataaagtagatatattcttaatcgtcgcgacatcttttgtcgatctagccatgtccgtccgtctgtctgtcgaaagcacgcttacttccgaaagagtaaagctagccgcttgaaattttgcacaaatacttcttattagtgtaggtcagttggttttgaaaatgggtcatatcggcccatgttatgatatagctgccatataaaccgatcttgggtctcgacttcttgagcctctagagtgcgcaattcttatccgattggaatgaaattttgcacgacctgttttgttatgatatccaacaactgtgccaagtatggttcaaatcggttaataacctgatatagctgccatataaaccgatcttgggtcttgatttcttgagcctatagagtgcgcaattcttatccgattggaatgaaattttgcacgacgtgttatgttataatatccaataactgtgccaagtatggttcaaatcggtctgtaacctgatatagctgtcatataaaccgatcttgggtcttgacttctttagcatctagagggcgcaattcttatccgatttgtatgaaattttgcacgaagtattttgttatgatatccaacaactgtgctttgtgtggctcaaatcggttaataacctgatatagctgtcatataaacagctctgggaacttgacttcttgagcttctagagggcgcaattcctatctgatttggctgaaattttgcattgcgtattttattcttactttcaacaactgtgtcaaataaggttcaaatcggttcataacctgatatagctgacatataaaccgatctgggatcttgacttcttgagcctctagaggtcgcaattattatccgatttgcctgaaattttgtacgacggtctgaatcggtctatagcccgatacagctcccatataaatcgatctctctatgttacttcttgagcccccaaagggcccaattcttattcgaattggctgacattttacacaggtctccaacatataatttaattgtggaccaaaccggaccatatcttgatatcgctctagtagcagagcaactcttttcttatatccttttttgcctaagaagagatgccgggaaaagaactcgacaaatgcgatccatggtggagggtttataagattcggcccggccgaatttagcacgcttttacttgttatatataacatGTTTTTTATCTCTACGTTGTCAAATGCCCCCCGATTTTTAGGAAGGCCGCGAATGCGTTTTCCTTCTGTCACATATCGTGAAGGACGGTTTTGCACCATCCTATATAAGGTATGGCTACTATGCCCAAGTGAAGTTTCCCGTTGTCACTCCCCTCTTACTTTTAGCGGAATTTCAAACAGAATccccaaaaattatttttttactctACTGCATATGACTTTtgagttgttgttccaaaacaTTTTCCTAATCTTTTCatcttttaatatatttttagagAATGTTCTTTCCTCACCAAAACTATTAATGCTGAGATGGCGGGCGCAAGTGCTGCAATAATAACCGAATTTAATAGCGAATCCAGCGAATTTGACTACTATATCGAAATGATTCACGATAAGACGGATAGAGATGCCCAAATACCGGCTGGCTACTTGCTTGGAAGAAATGGAGTTGTAATTAAGAACACCCTGCAGCGTTTGAAAAGGTCTTATGCCAGAATAAATTTACCTGTGAACCTGACATTCGTTCCGCCATCGAAAATCAATCATCCACCATGGTTGGGCTGGTAGGCGAGCGATTTCATTAGAAATACTTTAAAGTACAAGGTGTTAAAATTACTTTTCGTTTCCGAAGCGTTACCATAAAACCAAAGTGCATTCTATAATAAGTTTAGGTCTAGACGACTCACGATTTAATGCTAttgtttgtttaatattttaatttatgtcAATGGAAGGAATAATGTTGTGATGAAATGCGATTGTGATGAAAAGTTTGGACACCATTTGCAGCTAATAATAACTCATTTATTGTTTttcttctaaattttattttcaaataataatgttatttaattgaattgacAAAGATCTTAACTTTTTAACATCCATGTATGCCAACAAAAGAGTGCAGTGAAAtgttattgtttatttttcataatttttttgttattttattaatttaatacttattcaaatttttagttcaaataatttaaactgtaaataaattgtaaaactATTTTCATATATCAAACACGTGACGACTCTTGATAACTTGGTATTTTAAAATTTGACGATTTTAAGGTGGACAAATGGCTTATTTGCCTTATGCCTTTAATCCAGGTGGCTATGATTGTTTTATATATCCACGTTTTGCATTCACTTCGCCCAGAGAGATATGGTTGTTAGTTAAGGTTTACTTTGGGTGGATAGGTAAATTGGGTCGTTTGAGTTAGTGTTATGTTCGAAGAATTGATACACGCATTTAAACATtataaaattacatttattatcaatataaaaaaaaaggaataagtAAAAAGaaacagtgacttgtgcaaTGTATTGTTAAGCGCTGATTGgatatatcataaaaaaatggtgGTATATAAAGCTTTTTAAAAAATAGCCATGTTAATAACATAGAAaacatagaaacatatcttcgTTAAAACTTAGAACCAGTGTTGTCAATAGAGACATAACAATCTCCCACACTAATAGGGAACGTGGTCTTGGAAACGTGCTGGAAGTCTCCTTACTCTGTTCGCTCGCCTAATACTTAGTGGTGTCTCTGGCAGCTGTGGCTCGGCGGAGGCTGGAGGCTGCGATTCGCTGGGGGGTTGAGGTTGTGTCTGATTCCGCTGGATTatgacttcttcaatttgaggtTCCTTCTGTGGTGGATTTCCTGTAACTAAAGTGGGTTGATTTTGATCATAAACCATGGACTTATACAATTGATTAATATGTCTTTTAAGAATATAATTATTGTCAAGTTTAATGCTGTAGTGAATATTCCCAAGTTTTTGCAGAACGGTACCGAACTTCCAAGTCGGGACTCCTTTGCTAAACCAACGAACTTGGACCCTCTCTCCAACGCCTAATTTTCGAACTTTTGGGTTGACCACTTcagatttcttcaattttgttggGCGAATTGAGTCTAATTTTATACGTAAGTCACGTCCTAGATATAAGTTTGCAGGGCTTTTGCCATTTGAAAGCGGAGTTGCTCTATATCTGGTAACTATTTCCTGCACTTTGAGGCGTAATGGTAACTTTTCGTTTTGCATCGCTTTTAGCTTCCTTTTCAAGGTTTGAATATGTCTTTCCGCAAGTCCATTAGTAGCTGGATGCCCCGGTGCAATAAATTTCTGGATAATACCGTTGTTCTCGCAAAAAGTTCTAAATACGGCACTTTGAAAAATTGTAGCGTTGTCAGATACCATAATTTGGGGAAGACCATGTGTTGAAAATATGCTTTGTAATAATGATATCGTGATATCCGAAGTTGGAGCTTGTTTTATTACCTTTATTTCAGGCCATTTCGATTTTGCGTCAActaacacaagaaaataatgatTTTGGAAAGGACCTGCGTAGTCAATATGcactctttgaaaattttcgattggGTCCTCCCATTTGTGTGTTTCCACCTTTGGGGGGCATCTTCGTATCATAGCACAATCAGGGCACGATTTTACCAATGTTTCAATGTCAGAGTCGATCTCCTTCCAAAAACAATACTTTCTGGCTAGCTGCTTCATTCTTACAACGCCAATATGTGTGTGGTGTAATTCACGTAGCACTGCATCGCGTAATGTAGCAGGAATCATAACACGAGTTCCCTTAAATAAAACGCCATCTTGTATAGAATACTCAGGATCTGTATTTCCGCCATTCAATAGCGATTCctttaatttttgaattcaTCGTCGTTCTGGGTTTCTTTTGCAATCGATGTTGCCGTTATTGaaattgatgaaatttcatttatagTTTGATCTTGGATATCTTTTGTTTCTTTATCAAGAAAATGTAAAAACTTTGAAGACGCTGATAAAGGGGCTCTTGATAAACAATCTACATGTGCTATTTGATCGGCTTTGCGATGCTCAAGTTTGTAATTGAATCCTTGTAGAAAAGAAGCATATCGCAATAATCTTTGTGAGGTCATCGCTGGCGTTTTAGCATGCTGGTGAAAAATTCTCGAAAGTGGACGGTTATCAGTCACAAGTGTAAATTCTCGACCATGtaaatacataaataatttGTCAACAGCAAAAATGATTGCCAGAGCTTCTCTGTCGAGTTGACTATAATTTTGTTCAGCTTTTGTTAAAGCTCTGGAAATAAACGCAACTGGTCTTTCACAACCATCTACTATGTGTGACAGTACTGCTGCAACTCCTGTGGGACTTGCATCACATATAAGGATCAATGGCAGTGACTGGTCGTATGGTACTAAAACtcgctcatgcaaaatttcttgctTCAGCTTAATAAAAGCTTCTTCACTTTGCTTTGACCATAcaaatttgtttcctttttcCAGTAGACTTCTAAGTGGATGTGTAATGGTAGCCATATTCGGAATAAATCGCGAATAATACGTAACCATTCCCAAAAATCTTCTCACCTCGTCTACATTTTTGGGACGTGGAAGTTTTGCCATGGCTTCTGTTTTTGATGGGCATTTGGATATTGAATTCTGGCTTATTACATATCCTAAGTATTGTATTTGTTCTTTAAAGTACTCACATTTGTCCTTGTTAACGTGTAGATTATATGTCTGCAGGCGTTCCAAGCATTCAATAAGTCGCTGCTCACACAGGGATTTGGTTGGACCGTGCACAATTATGTCATCAAAATAAGATGTGGTACCTTCAAGGCCTCGTAGAATTTGGTCTATTATACGATTAAATTCGCTAGGAGCGGTCTTTATACCAAATGACAAGCGATTCATTCGATACGTACCTCTGTGTGTAGAAattgtttgaattattttgctTTCATCATCCACTGCTACATGTAAATACGCTTTATATAGATCCAGCTTACAAAAATACTTGGAATTTTTCAATGTGTTGAATATTTCATCTATTCGCTTTATTGGATAGTGAGCAGGCTCCAATTGGGGATTGACGCAGAGCTTGTAGTCAACACATAACCGCACATTCCCATCAGGTTTTGGTATGACAACCAGTGGCGAACCCCAATTACTGGTGTTAACTTTTGAAATTATACCCTCGTTTTCTAATGTGTCGAGTTCTTGCTCtactttttcacgaagagcgaATGGAACTtgcctttcctttaaaaaagctGGCTTTGCCCCTTCCTGCAATTTTAATGAACATATTAAATTGGGAATACACCCCACTTTCTGCTGGAAAACTTTTGAGAACTTTTGCGTTATTTCACTTATTGAGTTTATACATACGTTGTTGTCTGTATTTACCTTCAAACAGTCTTGGTCTACTTCTCTAAGATCAATTTTAAGATGCCTTATCCATACACGGCCAAGCAACGCAGAGTGTCTAGCGTCCACAACAAACATTTTCTCTCTGGACTTCCTGTTTTTATATTGGACATTAACATCCACTACACCCAGAGGTATAAACACATCCCCCGGATAAGCGCGAAATGCTATCTTGGTTTTTTgaagctttaaatttaatttgagtTTTTCAAAATCGTTCTTTGGTATGAGAGTGTAGCCGGCACCAGAGTCTACTTCGAAAACTTGCTTCCTCCCGTCGATTGAAACCGTtgcgaaaaatttttgcaattctgGTGGTGGAATTTCTGATTTGTTGTAAATATCGACTATTTGATGGATACCAAAATTATCATCATCCTCACAGTAGTCGTCATCAGATGAACACGATTGTATTGCATTATATgatgaattttgtttaaatttcgattttatgcATACTTGTCTCACATGACCTGTTTTGTtacaaaaagaacattttagattgtttttgtttattttacattCATTTGATCGATGATTGTTTCGCCCACATCGTAAGCACATCCCTTCAAGACCTAGTTGTCGATAATTAACTGTTGATGACGATGATGCGTATCGATTACTTTTTTGGTATCGGGTACTTGTTGcggattgtttttgttttattttatttacctcGCTTGTTGAAGAACTCTGCATAAtttcattattatttattttcgcTGCCTCCAACGCCTTCGCCTTTtcacaaatttgcacaaatgtgTCTTCGGGTTTTTGCAGCAATTTTTCACGAATGCTATTATCTCGGATTCCTCTTATAAACTGCGCTCGACAAAATATATCCGAAACTGATTTGTTACAACTACACACAAAATGACACATCGCCGCCTTTTCCTGTAAAACAGCAATAAAATCAGAAATACTCTGATCTTCattttgtatttcatttaaaaacttGTGTTGTTGcacaagaatattttttttaggacAGAAATgttgtttcaaatggaatataataCTGTCGTAGGATAGTTGGTTGATCGGTGTTGGAGCGACTAATGTTGCTAGTGTTGAATAATTTGATGCACCCACATACTGCAGCAATAATTTTGCACACATCTCTTTGTTTCCGAAAACGCCTTTCAATTGCAGATAATTTTCCAATCGTTCTTTATAAACATCGAATGATTCTGTTTTAGGGTCGAattgatcaaaatttgaaatgacATTGACGCTGGTTATGTTTGATTGTtgaagctgttgttgttgctgttgttgttcctGCAGAGCATTGGTCATGCTGGTAATTGCTTGCAAAAGTTTATCCATATCAGCAGACATTTTACTGTTTTTATGATTGTTGACTTGATGCTTTTCTTTTGATGGTTCTGAATGTTGAttaatcttttttttatcctcGTCGCCAATTTGTTATGTTCGAAGAATTGATACACGCATTTAAACATtataaaattacatttattatcaatataaaaaaaaggaataagtAAAAAGaaacagtgacttgtgcaaTGTATTGTTAAGCGCTGATTGgatatatcataaaaaaatggtggtatataaagctttttaaaaaaatagccATGTTAATAACATAGAAaacatagaaacatatcttcgTTAAAACTTAGAACCAGTGTTGTCAATAGAGACATAACAGTTAGTATATGTGAAATAGGAATTGTTTATTGTTGTAGCTTTATATTTTCATGTGGATGTAGCGATCTTTGGCTGAGCTTAGTCACCCTGGTGCAAAGAACTTATCGCTGGAAACGGGTTTACTTCATTCGGTAGTATTGGTCGCCTTTTAGAacagcattcattcattcattcatttttattaatcaAACATCGCCCACCCGGGCTTTACATTGATAGATTGGAACACTTTCAGGTTTTtataatacaaaaatcaataCTAAAACCTAATATAACACTATCACTAAAAGAAATAACTAACAAATTTattgaatgtaaaaaaaattgttaaaaaaaaaaatagtaacatAGTCTAACGCACAATTATCCGTTCAAACACCAAGAAAAAGCAGCAAATGTGAGATATTATCAGTGACGAAAATTAATTCAATTGAGTTGCCTATAAGAAATGTTGGATTAGCTTAGACTCAAAAGTTTGTTGACATACTGAGATGTTTTTAAGACTAGAAGGAAGAGTATTCCATAGCCTAGACAAGCGAATTACAAATGATCTTTCCAATACAACATGATTGAAACTTTCAATACGAATTTAAGAGTTCCGGGTCGAATGCAAGAATTGAAAGTGAGGAAGAAGGTAACTGGATTCACGGTACTTAAGGATATTGAAGAAAAAGCAGAGGCATCTAATATTGAGAAAGTGCTCAAAAGAACATCCAAGTAATTGTTTCGCAAAGTATTCATAGTCTCATCTACAACGACGACCGTAAACAAACCGTAGTATGCTGTGGAAACACTTCTGAAGCCTAAGCAGATAAGTCCTATTGGATCCGGAATATACCTCAGCACCATACAATATATGAGGCATCAGCAACGAATGAGCCAgcatatatataatttgtatgGGTAAAATAACATTCAAATTGTAGAGCTTTTTAagtataaattttaatttggagCAGATTTGTGCAATGTGCAAGGAGAATACAATATCCGAATCAATTACAAAGCCCAATGAGGTCATAGTATCAGCCGATGTGACAATATTGTTTTGAACAATAATATTTTGAGGAGAGTAGTGATGACGTGAGCTATTGAATACAACGTATTTTGTTTTACCAACGTTAATTGTTAAGTTATTTGACCGAGCCCATTGACAAACTCGTCCAATATCTTCATCAAGTTTCGAGATGCAACTTTCTAATGTACCGGAGTCAGCTGTACTTAACAACTGAAAATCATCGGCATATATTGCTAAGTCTACATGTTGTACACAAGAACGAACGTCATTAACATAGAGCATAAACAAAACAGGTCCCAAGACAGAACCTTGGGGTACACCAGTAGAAATAGAATTAACATTAGAAACACGATCATTGCAGACTATATACTGCGAGCGATTTGACAAAAATGACATAAGAAGTCTACAAGAGGTATGCGAcaaattaaaattgttaaagagttttaaaaaaagaatgttATGGTCAACAGCATCGAAAGCTTTGCTGAGGTAAAATGCGGCAAGAATACAGGGATTGCCTTTATCAACAGCACGCCTGATCTCATCAGTAAGTTTGACCATAAGAGATGTGGTACTGTGGTGTTTTCTAAAACCCGATTGACAAGGGTCAATCAATGAAAAACGATTAAGATGATCCACAAGTTGATTCGCTTAGATGCTTCTGATATTGAATCCGCATGAATACTGttcagattttcttgaaagGTTGCTTGTATTTCTGAATCTACTCGGGCGGCGGGTActtagggtattatataatcaTACCCTAGAACACAGAATCTAAATGAAgggtacatacatatacatatatggaagATATGTCTGAAGCTAGTCAGATTTTAGAACATCTTGCTGTAAGAAGACTGAAACAAAATTGTGACCATCAGAGCCATAAAAAGGCCCACACGCTAAaaaaacatatatgggagctagatctaaatctgggatgatttttatgaaattgcaaaattttgagaatattggacaaaaattgtggctactacaattataaaaggtcatatcggatgaaggaGCAGGGTTGCCATACATGACGATTTTACATCATTTTGCCGATTTTTGGCCGAAAATCCTAAATTGTTCTCCATACCACGTTTTTAAGTCGTAAAaacatgtctgatattgtgttccAACCTAGGTACCGGTGtatgttagccgcaaaagccgggcaatgaaataggatatgctccaccgtctcatcATATTTCCCCCATttactacacatgctatcacttgccgtacctaTTCttcataagtgagttcgtaatCATATGATATGATtacgttatgataccgaaagctaaacTGATCTTACTTTCGTATAGGTGGtgatgtagccacatttgtacgATGAGAAGCGATCACCGTTAAGCTCCATTGGCTACTTAAAGACGAGCATCATAGAAAACCATCCCACTATTCGCAACCCAtggacacgcccggtagctctcagctgagcttctcgtgatcAACGTTATCACGCAACTTTGAGCTAATATTTAGTTCTAACCCGTGCAGTGTACGTAGTCATTCCGGCACTGGACTTATAGTAATAAGTGAAGTAATAGTCTCCTAAGTCGGTAAATTGATCTCTTTGAGAGTGGGACGGCCCTTCAGTCTTTCGCTCCAAAtgtggatatgaaattcgtgctctactcctaaaCACTCTTCATTTGACTCCATACTGCCATGATCGGAAAATACGCTTGAAGGGTATGTTAGGGATGAGGTCGCCAcctaaacacttggccctgaaaggAGAAGCATGATTCGTGATTTACTCCAAAATAatttctatttgagccccatattgggcgCCACGAAAATGGGGCCCAAACCATTGCGCccttaattgaaaatgaaataaggTCCCTAGTTTGAGGTGCTTTTTCATTATGAAAAATGACCCCAAAACAAAGGCATCATAAAGTATACAAATTCAGTTGGGGTCAAATTGCTATTTAGAATTTgaggtgtttttataccctccaccataggagggggggtatactaatttcgtcattctgtttgtaactactcgaaatattcacctgagaccccataaagtacatatattcttgatcgttgcgacattttatgtcgatctagccatgtcttattagtgtaggtcggttggtattgtaaatgggccatatcggtccatgttttgatatagctgccatataaaccgaacttgggtcttgacttcttgagcctctagagtgcgcaattcttatccgattggaatgacattttgcacgacgtgttttgtaatgatattcaacaactttgccaagtatggttcaaatcggtccataacctgatatagctgccatataaaccgatcttgggtcttgacttcttgagcctctagagtgcgcaattcttatccgattggaatgaaattttgcacgacgtgttttgttatgatatccaacaactgtgccaagtatggttcaaatcggtcaataacctgatatagctgccatccgattttcctgaaattatgtactacagatcctctcatgaccatcaacatacgtgtttattatgatctgaatcggtctatagcccgatacagctcccatataaatcgatctctctattttacttcttgagcccccaaagggcgcaattcttattcgaattggctgacagtttacacaggtctccaacatgtaataatataataatagcagagcaaatcttttcttatatccttttttgcctaagaagagatgccgggagaagaactcggcaaatgcgatccatggtggagggtatgtaagattcggcccagccgaacttagcacgcttttacttgttgtggtctaaaccggaccatatcttgatatcgctctaatagcagagcaaatcttttcttatatcctttttttttgcttaagagatgccgggaaactacttgacaaatgcgatccatggtggagggtatataagattcggcccgcccgaacttagcacgcttttacttgttcataatgCAATTTCACCCCAAACACCAACATGCAAAGAGACTCCTAAGTTTGCATAGTCACCccaaatgttttgttgttgtttacagTGTATATTTGGGGAATAAATTTAGAAAACTAGTTGGCGTGTAAATGGGTAAAACAATTTGTGATTTCATTAATGGTTTTACCCAAATTGGAAGAAGAGTTTGCAAGAGTAAGAAGTTGTAGACAACGAAGCaggcgaaaaatattttcaaaatcgcaCGATTTTTCGAAAATCACCCTTATTATGTATGTCGTAgtcgatttcgattttcgacttcGACTGCTGGAAATTAAAGTTAATATATCATTGGGATTATGTGCAAAATCGAGTTGTTTGGTTTTTGTAATATATGATGCTTGCAAGTAGCTCATCTGTCAAGATGAGCGAATTTTCGGCAGTCGTATTCGAATATTCAAATTCGACAAATATAATAAGggccaacatttaatttttttggtaataGAAAAAAACGACTCTGGCGAAAAATActtttaaaaaatgcaaaaaaaaaaaatatttttaagaaatcgcgcgatttataataattttttcaacggcgaagcttttttgccttttcaaaaaaagagatatttggCACGGAAAAGCATCCGGTCTGAAtgaataaagaaatttttcatttttcaagttttttatctgttagggcgagatcattaaattttaaaatttttgtttgtttctctttcgagacgagctcaatgatcggagatgcaaatggaaaaggaaagccaaagacggcaacacacaccaaccactatgggacgcgtttcgtctttggttagaagacttgtcaaccatattaggtgtgatggcttcaagggccgtgcgttggtatgttgtatttgaatcgtattaatagcggaaactcatctatgatacaattaccacattaccaTTTGTCACAGagagaatgtctgtcattacacaaaaatacatgcattaggaaaagtacagctaatagacagaccGTCGACGGCCACCGCATCATGCGGAATGGAAGCTGCTGCCAAGTTAGAATGCAACATTTGCCAAATATCGTCAATAGCTGCAGTTTTGCTGTTGATTAGTCGCTGCTGGAGCGTATTTCCATTGTCGAATCTAAGGCATTGTTTTAAGCACTTCATACAATCTAATGATAATGGAGCTTTATATTAAACAAAGCGTTGGGTCCCATAATAAAAGTGATTGGTTTCCATTTCTTTGTGTTAGTTGGATTTGCCAAATTCCATGCAGCGTTTACTTCCCTGCCTTTCGATTTGATTCGCTTATAATGATGTACGCCAAGTATTCCGAGATGAGCGAGCGGAATATGTTAAAGAATTCATATGTGGTTCCTACTGGTCCCAGAAAACAAGCCAAAAGAcagtgcatttattaaccatttATTCGTACAAggctttgatttttttaaacgactctagataaaatttccttggaatacaTGTGGGGGTCGAGTATACTTCCCATGGACCATCAAGAAgtaatttcagtttgaaaatgaaaaaggtACCCAACactcaaccaatttttttattcaaaacagcaaaaaagaaacagcagtttttgtctgctgaaaatgggaaagcagacttTACTGTTGTTTGAGCAAACACAGGGCTGCTgtgttagcaaacatttcttactgctttTTCAACAAGTCTCCtgaaaaaattgtatgctactttttatggttgcctgttacttgttttaattactttaggtattttttagaattttatttagaaattttgttgaaagagatgattttaatttatggaatataactgtaaagaagctacctgatccatccattagtatatatttcgaaatgtggctaagctagtttgcattttttgttattgctctactaatgtgaaAAAAACTGGCATGCCCttttgtataaaataaaaaa
The genomic region above belongs to Stomoxys calcitrans chromosome 5, idStoCalc2.1, whole genome shotgun sequence and contains:
- the LOC131997845 gene encoding uncharacterized protein K02A2.6-like isoform X3 — encoded protein: MSADMDKLLQAITSMTNALQEQQQQQQQLQQSNITSVNVISNFDQFDPKTESFDVYKERLENYLQLKGVFGNKEMCAKLLLQYVGASNYSTLATLVAPTPINQLSYDSIIFHLKQHFCPKKNILVQQHKFLNEIQNEDQSISDFIAVLQEKAAMCHFVCSCNKSVSDIFCRAQFIRGIRDNSIREKLLQKPEDTFVQICEKAKALEAAKINNNEIMQSSSTSEVNKIKQKQSATSTRYQKSNRYASSSSTVNYRQLGLEGMCLRCGRNNHRSNECKINKNNLKCSFCNKTGHVRQVCIKSKFKQNSSYNAIQSCSSDDDYCEDDDNFGIHQIVDIYNKSEIPPPELQKFFATVSIDGRKQVFEVDSGAGYTLIPKNDFEKLKLNLKLQKTKIAFRAYPGDVFIPLGVVDVNVQYKNRKSREKMFVVDARHSALLGRVWIRHLKIDLREVDQDCLKVNTDNNVCINSISEITQKFSKVFQQKVGCIPNLICSLKLQEGAKPAFLKERQVPFALREKVEQELDTLENEGIISKVNTSNWGSPLVVIPKPDGNVRLCVDYKLCVNPQLEPAHYPIKRIDEIFNTLKNSKYFCKLDLYKAYLHVAVDDESKIIQTISTHRGTYRMNRLSFGIKTAPSEFNRIIDQILRGLEGTTSYFDDIIVHGPTKSLCEQRLIECLERLQTYNLHVNKDKFTGNPPQKEPQIEEVIIQRNQTQPQPPSESQPPASAEPQLPETPLSIRRANRVRRLPARFQDHVPY
- the LOC131997845 gene encoding uncharacterized protein LOC131997845 isoform X1 encodes the protein MSADMDKLLQAITSMTNALQEQQQQQQQLQQSNITSVNVISNFDQFDPKTESFDVYKERLENYLQLKGVFGNKEMCAKLLLQYVGASNYSTLATLVAPTPINQLSYDSIIFHLKQHFCPKKNILVQQHKFLNEIQNEDQSISDFIAVLQEKAAMCHFVCSCNKSVSDIFCRAQFIRGIRDNSIREKLLQKPEDTFVQICEKAKALEAAKINNNEIMQSSSTSEVNKIKQKQSATSTRYQKSNRYASSSSTVNYRQLGLEGMCLRCGRNNHRSNECKINKNNLKCSFCNKTGHVRQVCIKSKFKQNSSYNAIQSCSSDDDYCEDDDNFGIHQIVDIYNKSEIPPPELQKFFATVSIDGRKQVFEVDSGAGYTLIPKNDFEKLKLNLKLQKTKIAFRAYPGDVFIPLGVVDVNVQYKNRKSREKMFVVDARHSALLGRVWIRHLKIDLREVDQDCLKVNTDNNVCINSISEITQKFSKVFQQKVGCIPNLICSLKLQEGAKPAFLKERQVPFALREKVEQELDTLENEGIISKVNTSNWGSPLVVIPKPDGNVRLCVDYKLCVNPQLEPAHYPIKRIDEIFNTLKNSKYFCKLDLYKAYLHVAVDDESKIIQTISTHRDQILRGLEGTTSYFDDIIVHGPTKSLCEQRLIECLERLQTYNLHVNKDKCEYFKEQIQYLGYVISQNSISKCPSKTEAMAKLPRPKNVDEVRRFLGMVTYYSRFIPNMATITHPLRSLLEKGNKFVWSKQSEEAFIKLKQEILHERVLVPYDQSLPLILICDASPTGVAAVLSHIVDGCERPVAFISRALTKAEQNYSQLDREALAIIFAVDKLFMYLHGREFTLVTDNRPLSRIFHQHAKTPAMTSQRLLRYASFLQGFNYKLEHRKADQIAHVDCLSRAPLSASSKFLHFLDKETKDIQDQTINEISSISITATSIAKETQNDDEFKN